A single window of Mycolicibacterium aurum DNA harbors:
- the fdxA gene encoding ferredoxin produces MTYTIAEPCVDVKDKACIEECPVDCIYEGARMLYIHPDECVDCGACEPVCPVEAIYYEDDVPDQWSGYTQHNADFFAELGSPGGASKVGQTDNDPQAIKDLPPQGED; encoded by the coding sequence GTGACGTACACGATCGCCGAACCATGCGTCGACGTTAAGGACAAGGCGTGCATCGAAGAATGCCCTGTCGACTGCATCTACGAGGGTGCTCGCATGCTGTACATCCACCCGGATGAGTGCGTCGACTGCGGCGCCTGCGAGCCGGTCTGCCCCGTCGAGGCCATCTACTACGAAGACGACGTGCCGGACCAGTGGAGCGGTTACACGCAGCACAATGCGGACTTCTTTGCTGAGCTGGGATCGCCCGGCGGCGCATCGAAGGTTGGTCAGACCGACAACGACCCGCAGGCCATCAAGGATCTGCCCCCGCAGGGTGAGGACTGA
- a CDS encoding PadR family transcriptional regulator — protein sequence MALPHAILVSLCEQSGSGYELAHRFDRSIGFFWAATHQQIYRTLRTMEGQGWVRVTHVTQHGRPDKKVYTVSAAGRVELARWIGAPLEGRGGSVADNRTRDLAVKVRGVAYGDVEALHAQVVALRTERADLLDAYRGFEKSQFPDPGALSGSALHQYLVLRSGIWAEESAIGWLDEVATALGTT from the coding sequence GTGGCACTTCCGCACGCGATCCTGGTGTCGCTCTGCGAGCAGTCGGGTTCCGGATACGAGCTCGCGCACCGGTTCGACCGCTCGATCGGCTTCTTCTGGGCGGCCACCCACCAGCAGATCTACCGCACCCTGCGCACCATGGAGGGCCAGGGATGGGTGCGTGTCACCCACGTGACCCAGCACGGCCGACCCGACAAGAAGGTCTATACGGTCTCCGCCGCCGGCCGTGTCGAGCTGGCGCGCTGGATCGGCGCACCCCTGGAAGGCCGCGGCGGGTCGGTGGCCGACAACCGGACCCGTGACCTCGCGGTCAAAGTCCGTGGCGTCGCCTACGGCGACGTCGAGGCGTTGCACGCTCAGGTGGTGGCGCTGCGCACCGAACGCGCCGACCTGCTCGATGCCTACCGCGGCTTCGAGAAGTCCCAGTTCCCCGATCCGGGTGCGCTGTCGGGCTCAGCCCTGCATCAGTACCTGGTGCTGCGGAGCGGAATCTGGGCCGAAGAAAGTGCCATCGGCTGGCTCGACGAGGTGGCGACGGCTTTGGGGACGACATGA
- a CDS encoding NADPH-dependent 2,4-dienoyl-CoA reductase produces MTNADSPFPHLLSPLHLGFTTLRNRVVMGSMHTGREDRAKDTDRLAEYFAERARGGVGLIITGGYAPNRTGWLLPFAAQMTSPSDARRHRRITGRVHHAGGKILLQILHAGRYAFHPLSVSASSIKAPTNPFRPRALRDVDGTIDDFVRSAVLAREAGYDGVEIMGSEGYLLNQFLAPRTNKRTDAWGGTPEKRRRLPVEIVLRTREAVGAEFIICYRLSMADYVEDGQSWDEIVALATEVEAAGATLINTGIGWHEARVPTIVTSVPNSAFVDITHAVAGHVRIPVIASNRINMPQAAEQILAETNAGLVSMARPLLADPDWVRKAAADAADDINTCIACNQACLDHVFVHKTVSCLLNPRAGHETTLILGPTRRTRRVAVVGAGPAGLAAAVTAAQRGHSVTLFEARSAIGGQFDLARRIPGKEEFGETIRYFTRMLDKHGVTVRLGTRADVEQLTGFDDVVLATGVAPRMPAIPGIEHPMVLSYAEAITGRPVGKTVAVIGAGGIGFDVSEFLTTEHSPTLNLKEWKAEWGVVDPQEARGALTTALPAPAAREVYLLQRTKGPQGRKLGKTTGWVHRASLRAKGVHQLSGVNYERIDDGGLHISFGPKRADPRLLAVDNVVICAGQESVRELDDGLRRCGVTPHVIGGAALATELDAKRAIREGTELAARL; encoded by the coding sequence ATGACGAACGCCGACTCGCCTTTTCCACACCTGTTGTCGCCGTTGCACCTCGGCTTCACGACACTGCGCAACCGCGTCGTGATGGGGTCGATGCACACCGGTCGGGAGGACCGCGCCAAGGACACCGACCGGCTGGCCGAGTATTTCGCCGAGCGCGCCCGAGGCGGGGTCGGCCTGATCATCACCGGCGGCTATGCGCCCAATCGCACCGGGTGGCTGCTGCCCTTCGCGGCGCAGATGACATCGCCCTCGGATGCGCGACGGCACCGTCGCATCACCGGACGTGTGCACCACGCGGGCGGCAAGATCCTGTTGCAGATCCTGCACGCCGGGCGCTATGCGTTCCATCCGCTCTCGGTCAGCGCGTCGTCGATCAAGGCTCCCACCAACCCCTTTCGGCCTCGTGCGCTCCGCGACGTCGACGGGACGATCGACGACTTCGTCCGTAGCGCCGTGCTGGCCCGCGAGGCGGGATACGACGGGGTCGAGATCATGGGCAGCGAAGGCTATCTGCTCAATCAGTTCCTGGCACCGCGGACCAACAAGCGCACGGACGCATGGGGCGGCACTCCGGAGAAGCGACGCCGGCTGCCCGTGGAGATCGTGCTCCGCACCCGCGAGGCCGTCGGCGCGGAGTTCATCATCTGTTACCGGCTGTCGATGGCCGACTACGTCGAGGACGGCCAGAGCTGGGACGAGATCGTGGCTCTGGCAACCGAAGTCGAGGCAGCAGGGGCGACTCTGATCAACACCGGCATCGGCTGGCACGAGGCGCGGGTGCCCACAATCGTGACGTCGGTACCCAACAGCGCCTTCGTCGACATCACGCACGCGGTCGCCGGGCACGTCCGTATCCCGGTGATCGCGTCGAACCGGATCAACATGCCGCAGGCCGCCGAGCAGATCCTCGCCGAGACGAATGCCGGCCTCGTGTCGATGGCCCGCCCGCTGCTGGCCGACCCGGACTGGGTACGCAAGGCGGCCGCGGACGCGGCTGACGACATCAACACGTGCATCGCATGCAACCAGGCGTGCCTGGATCACGTTTTCGTGCACAAGACGGTGTCGTGCCTGCTCAATCCCCGTGCCGGTCACGAGACCACGTTGATCCTCGGGCCGACGCGGCGCACCAGGCGGGTCGCCGTCGTCGGCGCCGGACCCGCAGGCCTGGCCGCCGCCGTCACCGCCGCGCAGCGCGGGCACAGCGTCACCCTTTTCGAGGCCCGGTCCGCGATCGGCGGCCAATTCGATTTGGCGCGGAGGATTCCCGGCAAGGAGGAGTTCGGCGAGACGATCCGCTACTTCACCCGGATGCTCGACAAGCATGGCGTGACCGTGCGACTGGGTACCCGCGCCGACGTCGAGCAGCTGACCGGATTCGACGACGTGGTGCTCGCCACCGGCGTGGCACCGCGCATGCCCGCCATTCCCGGGATCGAGCACCCGATGGTGCTGTCGTACGCGGAAGCGATTACTGGCAGGCCTGTTGGCAAGACCGTTGCCGTGATCGGCGCGGGCGGAATCGGCTTCGACGTCAGCGAGTTCCTGACCACCGAGCACTCCCCCACACTCAATCTCAAGGAGTGGAAGGCGGAGTGGGGTGTGGTCGATCCGCAAGAGGCGCGCGGCGCGCTGACCACGGCGCTGCCCGCCCCTGCGGCACGCGAGGTGTATCTGCTGCAGCGCACCAAGGGGCCGCAGGGCCGCAAGCTCGGCAAGACGACGGGTTGGGTGCACCGGGCGTCGTTGCGGGCCAAGGGTGTTCATCAGCTGTCCGGGGTGAACTACGAACGCATCGACGACGGTGGTCTACACATCAGTTTCGGGCCGAAGCGCGCCGACCCGCGGCTGCTTGCGGTGGACAACGTGGTGATCTGCGCGGGCCAGGAGTCGGTGCGCGAACTCGACGACGGCCTGCGCCGCTGCGGGGTGACTCCCCACGTCATCGGCGGCGCAGCACTGGCCACGGAACTCGACGCCAAGCGAGCGATCCGCGAGGGCACCGAACTCGCCGCCCGCCTGTGA
- a CDS encoding glycoside hydrolase family 16 protein, with protein sequence MPSVPFDERFRRLDSAVWTAAYMPAWSSRDAAAATFDTGPDGLDLSIPLAQPLWCPDLHDGPLRVSAVQSANRSGPVGSTDAPQPFRDGLVVREEQPTVLGFVPQFGTISVTCSAQLSPRSMFSAWMVGLEDEPDRCGEICVMEIFGDTVVDGRAAVGQGIHRFRDPALREDFSADVRDIDVEQSLTYAVRWRPGAVEWTIDGVTTRTADQAPDYPMMVILGVFDFPDRPGPTDHVPHFRVSRVAYQPLG encoded by the coding sequence GTGCCGAGCGTCCCTTTCGACGAGCGATTCCGCCGCCTCGACTCCGCCGTCTGGACCGCGGCCTACATGCCCGCATGGAGCTCGCGTGATGCGGCCGCTGCCACGTTCGACACCGGCCCCGACGGGCTTGATCTGTCGATCCCACTCGCCCAACCACTGTGGTGTCCGGACCTGCACGACGGGCCGCTGCGCGTCTCGGCGGTCCAGAGCGCGAATCGCTCGGGACCGGTGGGATCCACCGACGCGCCTCAGCCGTTCCGCGATGGTCTGGTCGTGCGCGAGGAACAACCCACCGTTCTCGGTTTCGTGCCGCAGTTCGGCACCATCTCCGTCACGTGCTCGGCGCAGCTGAGCCCGCGCTCGATGTTCTCGGCGTGGATGGTCGGCCTGGAGGACGAACCCGACCGGTGCGGCGAGATCTGCGTGATGGAGATCTTCGGTGACACCGTGGTCGACGGTCGCGCGGCGGTGGGGCAGGGGATCCACCGATTCCGTGACCCGGCGCTGCGGGAGGATTTCTCGGCCGACGTGCGCGACATCGACGTCGAGCAGTCACTCACCTATGCCGTGCGCTGGCGTCCGGGCGCGGTCGAGTGGACGATCGACGGCGTCACGACGCGGACGGCGGACCAGGCACCCGACTATCCGATGATGGTGATTCTCGGGGTGTTCGACTTTCCCGACCGGCCGGGGCCCACCGATCACGTGCCGCACTTTCGCGTGAGCCGGGTCGCGTACCAGCCGCTGGGGTAG
- a CDS encoding YceI family protein — MTTATTQLPTGTWAIDPVHSSVAFSVRHLMVSKVRGVFDTFSGAITVAEDGTPSVSAEIAVDSIDTRNEQRDAHLKAADFFDAEKFPVATFVSTGVRADGDRYVLDGDFTLKGITKPISLDLEFNGVNPGMGHGEVAGFEASVVLNRKDFGIDIDMPLETGGAVVGDKVTITLEIEALKQA, encoded by the coding sequence ATGACCACCGCCACCACGCAACTGCCCACCGGCACCTGGGCGATCGATCCCGTCCACTCCTCCGTCGCCTTCTCCGTACGTCACCTCATGGTGAGCAAGGTTCGAGGTGTGTTCGACACCTTCAGCGGCGCGATCACCGTCGCCGAGGACGGCACCCCGTCGGTCAGCGCCGAAATCGCCGTGGATTCGATCGACACCCGCAACGAGCAGCGCGACGCCCACCTCAAGGCTGCAGACTTCTTCGACGCCGAGAAGTTCCCGGTCGCGACGTTCGTGTCCACCGGCGTGCGCGCCGACGGCGACCGCTATGTTCTCGACGGCGATTTCACGCTCAAGGGCATCACCAAGCCGATCTCCCTGGACCTCGAGTTCAACGGAGTGAACCCGGGCATGGGACACGGTGAGGTGGCCGGGTTCGAGGCGTCGGTTGTCCTGAACCGCAAAGACTTCGGCATCGACATCGACATGCCGCTGGAGACCGGCGGCGCCGTCGTCGGCGACAAGGTGACGATCACGCTGGAGATCGAAGCTCTCAAGCAGGCGTAA
- a CDS encoding fumarylacetoacetate hydrolase family protein, protein MKLRRVIVDDRLELQALAADGSWGPAPDPSVLGGAVFAPDWELANAYRHQDLSGHVLPCQPASFRDFMVHEKHAVDAARGLVGRFMPAAAPVAAAFEKLTKKTFPPFKPKPLFYRQPIYYMSNHLSFVPSGTPVAFPSYSAALDYELEIGFVLKAPLYNATPTEALGAIGAFVVVNDLSARDVQRAEMVTGLGPQKAKHFASSMSAVAVTADEILPHIDNLSGTVAINGRTVSTVSSAGPQWGIGDMLAHASRDEKLYPGELFATGTLPGGSGMENGHWLSPEDTLTLTIDQIGEISHRVTP, encoded by the coding sequence ATGAAGCTGCGCCGCGTGATCGTCGATGACCGACTGGAACTGCAGGCCCTCGCTGCGGACGGATCCTGGGGGCCCGCGCCGGATCCGTCGGTGCTCGGCGGCGCGGTGTTCGCCCCGGACTGGGAGCTGGCCAACGCCTATCGTCATCAGGATCTGTCGGGGCACGTGCTGCCGTGTCAGCCGGCGTCATTCCGCGACTTCATGGTCCACGAGAAGCACGCCGTCGACGCGGCCCGCGGGCTGGTGGGCCGCTTCATGCCGGCCGCCGCACCGGTGGCCGCGGCCTTCGAGAAGCTGACGAAGAAGACGTTCCCGCCGTTCAAGCCGAAGCCGCTGTTCTACCGGCAGCCGATCTACTACATGTCGAACCATCTGAGCTTCGTGCCCAGCGGAACGCCGGTGGCGTTCCCGTCGTACTCCGCCGCGCTGGACTACGAACTGGAGATCGGCTTCGTCCTCAAGGCTCCGCTGTACAACGCGACCCCGACGGAGGCGCTCGGGGCCATCGGCGCATTCGTCGTCGTCAACGACCTGAGCGCCCGCGACGTCCAGCGCGCCGAGATGGTCACCGGACTGGGGCCGCAGAAGGCCAAGCATTTCGCGTCGTCGATGTCGGCCGTCGCCGTCACCGCCGACGAGATCCTGCCGCACATCGACAACCTCAGCGGCACGGTCGCCATCAACGGCCGCACCGTCAGCACCGTATCCAGCGCCGGGCCGCAGTGGGGGATAGGCGACATGCTGGCGCACGCATCACGTGACGAAAAACTCTATCCCGGTGAGCTTTTCGCGACAGGAACGCTTCCCGGCGGCAGCGGTATGGAGAACGGTCACTGGCTGAGTCCGGAAGACACGCTCACGCTCACCATCGATCAGATCGGCGAGATCAGCCACCGCGTCACGCCCTGA